The DNA region CTCTTCTTTGTTAAAACCTCAGCATTCACTTCATTTCCAATCaagattatctctctctctctctctctctctctctctctctctctctctctctctctctctcgctctcttgctctctcactctcactcactcacatacacacacattaccaaaAAATCACATACAGGTGGACAGACCATTATCAAAGACTAAACGTTACACAGGTTAGGCCCTCTAGTCATATCTTTCAAATAGGCGTGCATCATCAGATGGGCCTATGTGAATGATGTATGTTTTTGAAATATTCACACTTGTGATGTGCATTTCTTTACTCACAGGGTGTGGGAAGGCGTGTGATGGAGAAGCAGGGCTGGAGAGAGGGTGAAGGATTGGGTCACAGCCAAGTGGGAATGGCTGAAGCGCTTGAGAATGAGGGACAGCATCCAAACTGCAAGAGGGGCTTTGGGTAAGAAACATTCACCTTGTAAACATTAGTTTTTTACCTTTGGTATCAGTAATGGCTGAAATACTACAATAACGTATCCTATGTATTTTAGCTATCACGGAGAAAAGCTGAACACCTTCATTCCTCCGAAAAAACCTCGAAAGGATTTCCACATTTCCACGGTGTATGATAAACCCCTTGAGATTGATAAAGGCGACGATCTACTGCGACGCCAGCCAAACACCAACATGAAGTACAGAGACTGGAGGCCAGGGGGCAGTATTGGACCACGTAGCTCAGCGCCGTATAGCTGACGGACTTGAtacttttttttacacacacaaaaaaaatatattttgtatttgtacTGTTAGTTTCCGTACAGTACATCATGTTTAAagtattgtattttgtatttgtactttttttgtaacttttttcctCAGTAAAATATTTATTGTATTGATGCTGCTCTTGTTTATAGACTGAATGGTGGATATTTTTGCGATTAAACTGGTTTGATCAATGTATGTTTGCTTTTTTCTATTTATTGTGGCGTGCCTTTGAAGAACAGCCAAAGTTACTTTTTATAGCTCTATATGAAGCGTCTCTGGAATAAcgcattacaaaaaaaaagttatcaACAGCGAATATTTAACACCTTTAACTTGATACAATGACGTAAATATCAGCAGGAAGTTAAATAACTTCCGGGTCATTCTGGACAACAACATGAGAACTTCGCGCGAAGACTCCCTCAATTCTCCGAAATATGTGACAACTGTTTAATTGCTTTTAAGGAAATGCCATTGCATTACAAGTATGAAATACTGGTGACTGTAGTGAGCTGTTAGAGTGTTTATGCTCTTGGTACGCCTTCTGAACTCCACTTACAACACATGTGGTTAGCAAGCAACCTAACCTCTGCAGATCACCGGTATTAGATCTTTATCACTCTGGTAAGCAACATGACCACCCCATCCCAAAAAACACGTCCAGCGCCATCCTTACATTTCGGCCAAGTGGTCATCGGTCCTCCTGGCTCGGGGAAAACTACCTACTGCCGAGGGATGCAGGAGTTCCTGAACAATCTTGGACGCAAAGTGGTCGTGGTGAACTTGGACCCAGCCAATGAACACTTGCCATACGAGTGCGGCGTGGATATCTCCGAGCTGGTCACTCTGGATGATGTGATGGATGGCTTGAAGTTGGGGCCTAACGGAGGACTGATCTACTGCATGGAGTACCTAGAAACGAACATTGACTGGCTTGAGTCCAAGCTGAAGCAGCACCATGACAGCTACTTTCTGTTCGACTGCCCTGGTCAAGTGGAACTGTAtacccatcacagtgcagtcaaGAATGTTTTGGCTCAGCTTACCAAATGGAACTTCAGGGTGAGTGGATGCACTAACAAGAAAGAGTAATGGAGTAATGGACTGGGGGATACAACTATTTCTCCCTTCCTTCAATGCAAGACAATGAATTTAAATAAAGAACGCTCAGATATCAGTATGTTTTTCCAATAGTAAGTTGAGAACGATGTCTCTTCTATCCCCCTTCTCCAGTTGGCCTCAGTCCACCTTGTGGATTCTCACTACTGTACAGACCCAGCCAAGTTCATCTCTGTGCTGTGCACGTCTCTGTCTACCATGCTGCACGTGGAGCTTCCCCATGTAAACATCCTCTCCAAGATGGACCTGATTGAGCAGTATGGCAAGCTCGGTAAG from Engraulis encrasicolus isolate BLACKSEA-1 chromosome 5, IST_EnEncr_1.0, whole genome shotgun sequence includes:
- the gpn2 gene encoding GPN-loop GTPase 2, which translates into the protein MTTPSQKTRPAPSLHFGQVVIGPPGSGKTTYCRGMQEFLNNLGRKVVVVNLDPANEHLPYECGVDISELVTLDDVMDGLKLGPNGGLIYCMEYLETNIDWLESKLKQHHDSYFLFDCPGQVELYTHHSAVKNVLAQLTKWNFRLASVHLVDSHYCTDPAKFISVLCTSLSTMLHVELPHVNILSKMDLIEQYGKLAFNLDFYTEVLDLSYLLDHLAADPFFKKFLHLNEKLAEVIQDYSLVSFVPLNVQDRESMVQVMRTVDKANGYCFGDLEERNLQAMMSAAVGADFQFDATLGVQERYVETNQQTVEEEVMDL